GACCCGCAGCGGTACGCGGACCTGGCCGACACGCTGCTGCGCGACCCGACTCCCGGCGTGCGGGCCGGGGCGCTGCGCCTGTACGCGGGCGGCGCGCCCCTGCACCCCGGTATGCACGCGCTGGTGCTGGCGCAGGCGCAGGACCCCGCCTGGGCAGTGCGGGCCATGAGTGCGCAGGCCATGCGGGCGTTCGCGCAGCCGCCCACCGTGGTCCTGTGGCGGTTGCTGGGCGACCCGAACTGGTGGGTGCGTCAGCATGCCGCGCAGACCCTGGCCCGCAGCGAGGCGGGCCGCGCGGTCCTGGGCAGAGCGGTCACGGAACACCCGGACCGCTTCGCGCGGGACATGGCCCGCACCGTGACCGCCGAGTTGACCGTGGCTGCCAACCTGACCGTGCCTGCCGGACCATCCGCGCCCGGTGTACCCCTGCCCGTGGAACCTGCGGGCGCGGCGGCACGCGCGTGAACCTCACGGCCGTCGAGTTCATGTTCCTGGTGTACTTCGCGCTGATGAACGTCGGGTACGCCATCGGCCTGACCACCACGGTGCGGCAACTGGCCCTCAGCATCCGGCGGCATCAGACGGTGCGGTTCGCGTCCCTGCTGACCCGCGACACGCACAAACCCATCTCGCTGCTCGTCCCGGCCTTCAACGAGGAAGCCACCATCGAGGCCAGCGTGCGGTCACTGCTGAACCTCCGGTACCCGCAGTTCGAGGTGATCGTCGTCAGTGACGGCAGCCGCGACCGCACCCTGGAAGAACTGACCCTGCGCTTCGACCTGCACCCGGTCAGCATGGTCGTCCCGCTGACCATCCGCACGCAGGCGGTGCGCGCCACGTACCGCAGCGCCAGCGTGCCGCACCTGCTGGTGATCGACAAGGACAACGGCGGCAAGGCCGACGCGCTGAACGTCGCGTTGCAGTACGCCCGCTACCCGCTGTTCTGCGCGCTGGACGCCGACAGCCTGCTGGACGAGGAAGCGTTGCTGCGCGTCGCGCGGCGCTTCGCGGACGACGACGACCTGCTGGTCGTGGGCGGCACGGTCCGCCCCCTGAACGGCGCGGTCTTCCGGGGCGGGCAGATCGTGGACCTGACCCTGCCGCGCCGCGCCGTGGAACGCTTTCAGATCGTGGAGTACATCCGCGCGTTCCTGGTGGGCCGCACCACCCTCAGCACCTACGGCCTGCTGCTGATCATCTCCGGGGCGTTCGGTCTGTTCCGCCGGGACGTGGTCCTGCAGGTCGGCGGGTACGCGCACGACACGGTCGGCGAGGACATGGAACTGATCGTCCGGCTGCACCGCCACGCGCGCGAGCAGCGCCGCCCGTACGCCATCACGTACGTCATCGACCCGATCTGCTGGACGCAGGTGCCCGACACCTGGGGCCTGCTGCGGCGGCAACGGGACCGCTGGCAGCGCGGCCTGATGGAAACCCTCTGGCGGCACCGGCGCATGTTCCTCAACCCCCGCTACGGCCGCATCGGTCTGGTCGCCATGCCGTACTACGTGTTCTTCGAGGCGCTGGCCCCCGTGATCGAACTGACCGGCTACCTGCTGGCCATCGGGCTGGTCCTGAGCGGCAAGTTCAGCGCGCCGTTCGTGGCGCTGTTCTTCCTGCTGGCCATCGCGTACGGCACCCTGATCTCCTTCAGCGCGCAGAGCGTCGAGGTATTCCTGCGGCAGCGCATCTCGCCGCCCGGCGACCGCCTGCGCCTGCTGCTGTTCGCGCTGCTGGACAACCTGGGGTTCCGGCAGTGGACGCTGATCATCCGCTTCTGGGCGACCCTGACCGGCCCGCTGCGCGCCGGACAGTGGGGGAAGCAGGAGCGGCGCCGCATCGACACCACCGACACCACCCCCGACCCCCCACCTTCATGAAGTCCGTGCCGGCCGCCCGCCCCGCAACGCCCACCTCCCGGACCGCGTACTGAGGAGCGTGATTGCACGTATCCGTTCGGGCTGGCGCGACTCGCTGGCCCTGCTGTTCGCCCTCGGGGACCGCCGCACGCCCGCCGGGGCGAAACTCATGGCGGCGCTGGCCGTCGCCTACGCCCTGCTGCCGCTGGACCTGCTGCCCGACCTGACCCCGCTACTGGGACTGGCGGACGACGTGCTGATCGTGCCCACCCTGCTGGCCCTGGCCGCCCGCACCCTGCCCGAACCCGTCCTGACCGAGGCGCGCGGCCGGAGCCTGCGCGTGCAGCGCCGCCTGCCCTGGCTGATTCCCGCCGGGATCGCCGCCGCGCTGCTCCTCATGACGCTCGGCGGCTGGTTGCTGTGGCGGGCCGTGAGCGGCTAACCACCCCTTAACCGCCCCGCGTACACTGAGGTTCATGAGACTGCTGCTGGTGGAGGACGACGCCCGGATCGCGCAGCCGACCGCCGAGGCGCTGCGGGAGGCCGGGTACGCCGTCACGTGGGCGCAGACCGGCCCGGAGGGGCTGGAGGCGGCCGTGATGGGCGAGTTCCCGCTGGTGGTGCTGGACGTGATGCTGCCCGGCATGGACGGCTTTCAGGTGGCGCGTGAACTGCGTGAACAGGGTGTGGA
This is a stretch of genomic DNA from Deinococcus seoulensis. It encodes these proteins:
- a CDS encoding glycosyltransferase family 2 protein; amino-acid sequence: MNLTAVEFMFLVYFALMNVGYAIGLTTTVRQLALSIRRHQTVRFASLLTRDTHKPISLLVPAFNEEATIEASVRSLLNLRYPQFEVIVVSDGSRDRTLEELTLRFDLHPVSMVVPLTIRTQAVRATYRSASVPHLLVIDKDNGGKADALNVALQYARYPLFCALDADSLLDEEALLRVARRFADDDDLLVVGGTVRPLNGAVFRGGQIVDLTLPRRAVERFQIVEYIRAFLVGRTTLSTYGLLLIISGAFGLFRRDVVLQVGGYAHDTVGEDMELIVRLHRHAREQRRPYAITYVIDPICWTQVPDTWGLLRRQRDRWQRGLMETLWRHRRMFLNPRYGRIGLVAMPYYVFFEALAPVIELTGYLLAIGLVLSGKFSAPFVALFFLLAIAYGTLISFSAQSVEVFLRQRISPPGDRLRLLLFALLDNLGFRQWTLIIRFWATLTGPLRAGQWGKQERRRIDTTDTTPDPPPS
- a CDS encoding DUF1232 domain-containing protein codes for the protein MIARIRSGWRDSLALLFALGDRRTPAGAKLMAALAVAYALLPLDLLPDLTPLLGLADDVLIVPTLLALAARTLPEPVLTEARGRSLRVQRRLPWLIPAGIAAALLLMTLGGWLLWRAVSG